Proteins from a single region of Psilocybe cubensis strain MGC-MH-2018 chromosome 3, whole genome shotgun sequence:
- a CDS encoding CCR4-NOT transcription complex subunit 1, with amino-acid sequence MLSLNGTAFTNYGWAVCFWSLIIPFQYGYHISVLNQIQGVLTCKVTAVPDALHALSPCIPMSDLTFSLVTSIFTLGGLAGSLVANLVMDRWGRRGTNRICTVFMAVGALFMGLSNSVFFLLLGRFAIGIASGLGLCVGPIFLSEIAPSKISGSIGVLTQLAVVLGIMFTQIAGINLAYPSQWRIVFFISFCLAVFQFISSSLVVESPAFLLANQRLEEQKTAARRLWGNTIPSLACKLNLHSPKYMLIVHIAEESLLNESDDEPPAPAQENVRVPQLFSMLELRKPLMIVSLVMVAQQISGINAVLYYSNAILAKSLPEFGSYISLGITIINRMGRKPLLATSFSGALFSLIALGFALGSGATTLSSVAIITFVMSFAVGLGPVPFVMIPEVSPPRLSEQHGIDTYLHFIRRLIVHTQPRLLLIPPASAFESSINLTFRLLVQETQRLARDPFLADRFRDAVGGGEGDVFRHFDFARFVDRIGLRPLERVVLAASIIAGQTRKELATQAAVMVRTEFDNAALELAQSPPLEHANFDSEQISKLMSNLLSDIPQDAPILDANQRQTLIIAAQTKVGKEALGPILRRIFAKLSLPPATSLVEVLIQLGPEITSDPEIVKALLERFGITDSNPPRDDQVVEIVSTLSQLAGEGAVICDVGAFVRALVSYNVPLNWPGVIKSFDWPDRHGVDTATLKMLIAILLNSPRDADPHAVTGFWQTWSNPLYQLRLLDALLSLPADTFNFVQLPGRRIVTVDDVSIASPTIKSLAANVQGQTWNSLELFQVLVRLAGSEALEVRSCVREMLDKAIKISAEIVHMGLLQVPDLPWNDIRLEYSRKLLGMFLAGHPNHQLVFMRIWQIEPSYLTNAFRDFYDENNLNITRILDVAQDLKILESLLEVRPFTFALDVAALASRREYLNLDKWLADNVTAYGTEFLHSVIRFLEQKMESEKLCRLSDPPMESRTMALNPTTITIILRVLRHNSSLLNENDLAACVGVRDSCLQIHPRLMSMSPNNDSDTGMTVITYSNEIETEVDGIYKQMYDENISIDEVITMLQRYKESNNPRDHEVFSCMIHFLFDEYKFFQSYYPPRELAMTGYLFGSLIRHSLIDYMPLTIAIRYIIDALHCPPETNLFKFGMQALSRFESRLKEWRPVCESLLQIPHFVEARPDLAAAMQRILSSPGDPADNVSDSHLMLSNPPYDSSPPFSSIQPDVISEPLEVPPEELSDRILFIVNNLAPNNFDSKVKEMREQFVDQYSRWFANYLVDQRISTEPNNHPLYLRFLDALDRQPLFKFILQETFIKAAALLNSDRSIAGSDRNALKNVGTWLGTITLARDQPIKHKNLSFKDLLIEGYESGRLVVAIPFVCKTLEPCAKSKVFKPPNPWLMAVISLLAELYHFAELKLNLKFDIEILCKGLDIDLDAVEPTMILRNRPLDSMTGLPLPEYTPDISLLPIGNENPAGQIGDSQILVLGGQGSPESQRALTAHIEAILGNLMHLVHINGQLAPYDNNATFKRAVQHAVDRAVREIILPVVERSVTIAGISTRELVSKDYSTEPNEEKLRRAGHLMAQKLAGSLALVTCKEPLKSNLATHLRQSLADAGFGAVADSAVILLVQDNLDIACAAIEKAAMEQAVTDVDDGFRTSYEVRRRHRELRNGQPFWDPSVSHSAFTSSLPDPLRIKPTGVQPLQAAVYEDFGNYFSTTYMQQICDSPSLDHALNQGIHSHQDAMERFSILTRDLEAVMLQYPNQSLANLPPNHDIRHLVRQIMLLAEDSANREPTPLMMSQKIVQLLYKTNSPLGREVYVALLDQLCRMFEDVAKEAITWLLYAEDERKFNVPVTATLLRSGLINVTLQDQQLAKLLYDDPRQILMSFAANLIRECLSSDPPVATQGQFAYSIEMLTQLAAAGKGNEDVNRLVDDLRGIRRSSGPMSPDVAFALQPQVKAENDQLREKLFIWFQQWITIFQRSHSPEKSFVPFITQLTKQGILKVEDVSSFFFRVCAETSVNSYIKNVAAGELDYAFQPLDAMSRLIVYIIKYHGDASGVNNNQAKVHYLTKILSIFVLVLASAHEDQGPNFQQKPFFRFFSSLVNDLHSIESHLGPVYFQLLIAISDTYSSLQPTYFPGFAFSWMCLISHRLFMPKLLLSANREGWSAFHKLLLSLFKFLAPFLRDADLQVAARDLYRGALRLLLVLLHDFPEFLSEYYFTLCDAIPPRCIQLRNIILSAFPPAIVLPDPHLRNIKFDAIPEMGPIPPILSDFASGLKTGDLRGYLDQYLLNRGNPSFLPSLKDRLKVKSNDSTENYNLSLVNSLVMYIGVSSVAQAKARSGSSLFVATDPGVVALQYLVINLDVEGQHHLLTAMVLHLRYPNAHTHWFSSLLLHLFLEVNDDRFREVMTKVLLERFIVHRPHPWGALVTFIELLRNPKYDFWSKDFIRIGPEVTMLLESVGAFF; translated from the exons atGCTCTCCCTCAACGGAACCGCATTTACAAACTACGGCTGGGCAGTCTGTTTTTGGTCCTTGATCATACCCTTCCAG TATGGCTATCATATCTCTGTCCTCAACCAGATCCAGGGGGTCCTCACCTGCAAAGTAACTGCTGTTCCCGACGCCCTTCATGCCCTTTCTCCCTGTATACCCATGTCCGATCTCACCTTTTCTCTCGTCACATCCATCTTCACTCTCGGTGGTCTGGCTGGTAGTCTCGTCGCCAACCTCGTCATGGATCGCTGGGGTCGCCGTGGTACCAATCGCATATGCACTGTCTTCATGGCCGTTGGTGCCCTCTTTATGGGTCTTAGCAATTCAgtcttctttctcttgttGGGCAG ATTTGCTATTGGCATCGCGTCAGGCCTTGGTCTTTGTGTCGGCCCTATATTCCTCTCAGAAATTGCACCCTCCAAAATAAGCGGCAGTATTG GCGTACTCACACAGCTAGCCGTTGTCTTGGGTATCATGTTCACTCAAATTGCAGGCATAAACTTGGCTTATCCATCTCAGTGGCGCATCGTCTTTTTCATCTCTTTTTGTCTTGCCGTCTTCCAATTTATATCCAGCTCTCTAGTAGTCGAGTCTCCCGCTTTCTTGTTGGCAAACCAGCGGCTAGAGGAACAAAAGACCGCTGCAAGAAGACTTTGGGGCAACACTATCCCTTCTTTAGCTTGCAAGTTAAATTTGCATTCACCTAAATATATGCTAATTGTCCACATAGCTGAGGAATCCCTCTTGAACGAGTCTGATGATGAGCCTCCCGCACCAGCTCAGGAAAATGTCAGGGTTCCCCAACTCTTTTCCATGTTAGAATTACGAAAGCCTTTGATGATCGTCAGTTTGGTCATGGTTGCTCAGCAAATATCTG GCATCAATGCAGTACTCTACTACAGCAACGCCATACTGGCCAAATCTCTTCCTGAATTTGGTTCTTATATCTCTCTAGGTATCACTATCATTAAT AGGATGGGAAGAAAACCTCTTCTTGCCACTTCATTTTCCGGTGCCTTGTTTTCTCTCATCGCGCTTGGTTTTGCATTAGGGTCTGGCGCTACGACCTTGTCAAGCGTTGCAATCATTACATTTGTAAT GTCCTTTGCTGTTGGACTGGGTCCTGTACCATTTGTCATGATTCCAGAGGTGTCTCCCCCACGT CTTTCGGAGCAACATGGAATTGACACATATCTTCACTTCATACGACGCCTCATCGTTCATACACAACCGCGCCTACTTCTAATCCCGCCCGCATCTGCATTCGAGTCATCGATAAATCTCACCTTCCGTCTCCTTGTTCAGGAAACACAGCGCCTTGCTCGAGACCCGTTTTTGGCGGATAGATTTCGGGACGCAGTGGgtgggggggagggggacgTCTTCAGGCATTTTGATTTCGCGCGATTTGTAGATCGCATTGGCTTGCGACCGTTGGAGAGGGTCGTTCTGGCGGCATCAATAATAGCGGGCCAGACACGCAAGGAGCTGGCCACACAGGCAGCAGTCATGGTTCGGACCGAATTTGACAACGCTGCTCTGGAGCTCGCCCAATCACCCCCACTCGAACACGCCAATTTCGATTCGGAACAAATCTCGAAGCTGATGTCCAACCTTTTGTCCGATATTCCTCAAGATGCTCCTATTTTGGATGCCAACCAACGTCAGACGCTTATCATTGCTGCACAAACCAAAGTGGGAAAAGAGGCGCTTGGACCAATTCTGCGCCGTATTTTTGCAAAACTGAG CCTTCCTCCTGCAACGTCACTAGTAGAGGTGTTGATACAACTTGGCCCTGAAATAACAAGCGACCCAGAGATAGTCAAGGCTTTGCTGGAACGCTTTGGTATCACAGACTCAAATCCTCCCCGTGACGATCAGGTGGTGGAAATCGTATCGACTCTCTCGCAACTTGCAGGGGAGGGTGCTGTAATCTGTGATGTTGGAGCTTTCGTTCGTGCACTTGTCAGCTAT AATGTCCCGCTTAATTGGCCCGGTGTCATCAAGTCTTTTGATTGGCCAGACCGACACGGTGTTGACACAGCGACTCTCAAAATGCTTATTGCCATTCTTTTGAATTCACCACGCGATGCCGACCCGCATGCCGTGACCGGATTCTGGCAGACTTGGTCAAACCCCCTCTATCAGCTCCGACTTCTTGATGcgcttctttctcttccggCAGACACATTCAACTTTGTCCAGCTGCCTGGGCGAAGGATCGTCACTGTCGATGACGTTTCAATTGCCAGTCCGACCATCAAGTCCCTTGCTGCCAATGTGCAGGGCCAGACATGGAATTCTCTGGAACTGTTCCAGGTTCTAGTCCGTCTGGCTGGATCGGAAGCTCTCGAGGTTCGAAGCTGTGTTCGCGAGATGTTGGACAAGGCGATTAAAATTAGTGCTGAGATTGTTCATATGGGCTTGTTACAAGTACCG GATTTACCGTGGAATGACATTCGCCTCGAGTATTCTCGCAAGTTGTTGGGGATGTTCTTGGCCGGACATCCAAACCATCAGCTTGTCTTTATGAGAATATGGCAAATTGAACCCTCTTACCTGACGAATGCATTCCGCGATTTCTATGACGAAAATAACCTCAACATCACCCGCATTCTCGATGTCGCTCAAGATCTCAAG ATCCTTGAGTCATTGCTCGAAGTTCGACCCTTTACATTTGCCCTAGATGTAGCAGCTCTTGCTTCTCGCCGCGAATACCTCAACCTTGATAAATGGCTGGCCGACAATGTGACTGCCTATGGGACAGAATTCCTCCACTCGGTCATCCGTTTCTTGGAACAAAAGATGGAAAGCGAAAAGCTTTGTCGTTTGTCAGACCCGCCTATGGAGAGTCGAACAATGGCCCTTAATCCAACAACAATCACTATCATTCTGCGTGTCCTCCGTCACAA TTCCTCCCTTCTCAATGAAAATGATCTAGCAGCCTGTGTCGGTGTCCGCGACTCCTGCCTCCAAATCCACCCCCGCCTCATGTCCATGTCCCCCAATAACGATTCCGACACCGGAATGACCGTCATCACATATTCCAACGAGATCGAAACCGAAGTTGACGGCATTTATAAACAAATGTACGATGAGAACATATCCATTGATGAAGTCATTACCATGCTTCAACGATACAAGGAATCCAATAACCCTCGCGATCACGAAGTCTTCTCCTGCATGATCCATTTCCTCTTCGACGAATACAAGTTCTTCCAATCCTATTACCCCCCTCGTGAATTGGCCATGACTGGCTATCTATTCGGCTCTCTCATCCGCCACAGCCTTATAGACTACATGCCACTCACCATTGCGATACGCTACATCATAGACGCCCTACACTGCCCACCTGAAACCAACCTTTTCAAGTTCGGTATGCAGGCGCTTAGTCGGTTTGAATCAAGGTTGAAGGAATGGCGCCCCGTTTGCGAGAGCTTGCTCCAAATACCCCACTTTGTCGAGGCTCGTCCTGACCTCGCAGCTGCTATGCAGAGAATTCTGAGCTCGCCTGGAGATCCCGCGGACAATGTATCTGATTCCCACCTCATGCTTTCCAACCCACCTTACGATTCGTCACCGCCCTTCTCGTCGATTCAGCCAGATGTAATTTCGGAGCCCCTTGAAGTGCCTCCGGAAGAACTGTCTGATCgtatcctcttcatcgtcaatAACCTTGCCCCTAACAACTTTGACTCCAAAGTGAAAGAAATGCGGGAACAGTTTGTTGACCAGTATTCCCGTTGGTTCGCCAATTATTTGGTTGACCAACGAATCAGCACTGAACCCAATAACCATCCCCTTTACCTTCGCTTTTTGGACGCTTTGGATCGTCAGCCCTTGTTCAAGTTCATTCTCCAGGAGACTTTTATCAAAGCTGCCGCCCTTCTCAACTCTGACAGGAGTATCGCAGGTTCCGACCGTAATGCTCTCAAAAATGTTGGTACTTGGCTCGGCACGATTACTCTCGCGCGAGATCAACctatcaaacacaaaaactTGTCCTTCAAAGATCTTCTCATTGAAGGTTATGAAAGTGGTCGTCTTGTCGTCGCAATTCCTTTTGTCTGCAAAACACTCGAACCCTGTGCCAAATCGAAGGTTTTCAAGCCGCCAAATCCCTGGTTGATGGCTGTCATTAGCTTGCTTGCTGAACTGTATCACTTTGCAGAACTCAAGTTGAATCTCAAGTTTGACATTGAAATTCTCTGCAAGGGACTTGATATTGATCTCGATGCAGTTGAGCCAACGATGATCTTGCGCAACAGGCCATTGGATTCGATGACAGgacttcctcttccagaATACACTCCGGATATCAGCCTTCTTCCTATTGGCAACGAGAATCCCGCAGGTCAGATTGGCGATTCTCAGATCTTGGTTCTCGGAGGGCAAGGTTCTCCCGAATCTCAAAGAGCACTCACTGCGCATATTGAAGCCATTCTTGGCAATCTTATGCATCTTGTGCATATAAACGGTCAACTCGCGCCCTATGACAACAATGCCACTTTCAAACGTGCCGTTCAACACGCAGTTGATCGAGCGGTTCGTGAG ATCATTCTTCCTGTTGTTGAGCGTTCCGTCACGATTGCGGGCATTTCTACCAGAGAATTGGTATCCAAGGACTATTCTACTGAGCCAAACGAAGAAAAGCTCCGCAGGGCCGGACATCTTATGGCACAAAAGTTGGCGGGAAGTTTGGCTCTGGTCACTTGTAAAGAACCCTTGAAAAGTAACCTGGCTACTCATCTTCGCCAATCTCTTGCCGACGCTGGATTCGGAGCA GTGGCTGACTCGGCCGTTATCCTTCTCGTTCAAGACAATCTTGATATTGCATGTGCTGCTATCGAGAAGGCTGCCATGGAGCAGGCAGTTACGGATGTTGACGATGGCTTTAGAACTTCCTATGAAGTTCGCAGACGTCATCGCGAG CTTCGGAATGGGCAACCTTTCTGGGACCCGTCTGTTTCTCATTCAGCCTTTACATCGTCTCTTCCGGATCCTTTGCGTATCAAACCAACTGGagttcaacctcttcaagcAGCTGTATACGAAGATTTTGGTAATTATTTCTCAACTACATATATGCAACAAATATGTGAT TCTCCATCCTTGGATCATGCTCTTAACCAAGGCATTCACAGCCACCAAGACGCAATGGAACGATTCTCG ATTCTTACTCGCGACCTTGAGGCTGTCATGCTTCAATACCCAAACCAGTCGTTGGCCAACCTCCCCCCCAACCATGATATCCGTCATCTTGTTCGCCAAATCATGCTTCTTGCGGAAGATTCTGCAAACAGAGAACCCACTCCTCTAATGATGTCGCAAAAAATTGTACAATTACTGTATAAGACCAACTCGCCCCTCGGAAGGGAAGTCTACGTCGCCTTACTGGATCAACTTTGTCGTATGTTTGAAGATGTCGCCAAGGAGGCCATTACATGGCTATTATATGCAGAAGACGAG CGAAAGTTCAATGTTCCTGTCACCGCAACATTGTTAAGAAGCGGACTCATCAATGTGACCTTGCAAGACCAACAATTGGCGAAGCTGTTGTACGATGATCCTCGACAAATTCTTATGTCTTTCGCTGCCAACCTCATTCGTGAATGCCTATCGTCGGACCCTCCAGTGGCAACGCAAGGACAATTCGCATACTCCATTGAGATGCTCACTCAGCTTGCTGCCGCCGGGAAGGGTAACGAAGA TGTCAACAGGCTCGTTGATGACCTCAGGGGTATCAGAAGGTCCTCTGGTCCAATGTCCCCTGATGTAGCATTTGCCCTCCAACCCCAAGTCAAGGCAGAAAATGATCAACTTCGTGAAAAGCTGTTCATCTGGTTCCAGCAATGGATCACTATCTTCCAACGGTCGCACTCTCCTGAGAAGAGTTTCGTTCCCTTTATCACCCAATTGACAAAGCAGGGAATTTTGAAAGTAGAAGACGtgtcttctttcttctttagaGTATGCGCAGAAACGAGTGTCAACAGCTATATCAAGAACGTGGCTGCAGGAGAACTTGATTACGCTTTCCAACCACTGGATGCGATGTCGAGGCTCATTGTTTACATCATCAAGTACCACGGAGATGCGTCCGGTGTCAACAATAATCAAGCCAAAGTTCATTATTTGACAAAGATTTTATCCATCTTTGTCCTCGTGCTTGCAAGCGCACACGAAGATCAAGGCCCTAATTTCCAGCAGAAGCCTTTcttccgctttttctcaagcTTGGTCAACGATCTTCATAGCATAGAGAGCCACCTCGGTCCTGTGTACTTCCAGCTGCTAATTGCTATCAG TGACACTTACAGCTCCCTGCAACCCACATATTTCCCTGGATTTGCCTTCTCGTGGATGTGTCTCATATCTCACAGGCTCTTTATGCCCAAGTTACTGTTGTCAGCAAATCGCGAG GGATGGTCTGCTTTCCACAAGTTGTTATTGTCACTGTTCAAATTCTTGGCACCTTTCTTAAGGGATGCCGACCTCCAGGTGGCTGCCCGTGACCTCTATCGTGGTGCTCTGAGGCTCTTGCTTGTTCTCCTTCATGATTTCCCAGAGTTCCTCAGCGAGTATTACTTTACTCTCTGCGATGCAATTCCCCCAAGATGCATCCAACTTCGAAACATCATCCTCAGTGCCTTCCCCCCAGCCATCGTCCTCCCCGATCCTCATCTCCGCAACATCAAATTCGACGCCATTCCCGAAATGGGACCAATCCCCCCCATTCTTTCTGATTTCGCCTCTGGTCTGAAGACAGGTGATCTACGTGGTTACCTGGACCAATATCTGCTTAACCGTGGCAACCCATCGTTCCTTCCTTCCCTGAAGGATCGGCTCAAGGTGAAGAGCAATGATTCGACTGAAAATTACAATCTGTCGTTGGTCAACTCCCTTGTCATGTACATTGGGGTTTCATCTGTTGCTCAGGCCAAAGCCAGAAGCGGCTCCTCGCTTTTCGTCGCCACTGATCCAGGTGTGGTAGCATTGCAATACCTCGTTATTAACCTTGACGTCGAAGGTCAACATCACCTTTTGACTGCAATGGTTCTTCACCTTCGCTATCCAAATGCCCACACACATTGGTTCagctctcttcttctccacctgTTCCTGGAGGTGAACGACGATCGCTTCCGCGAAGTTATGACCAAAGTTCTTCTTGAACGCTTCATTGTCCATCGACCCCACCCATGGGGTGCACTTGTGACGTTCATTGAGCTGTTGCGGAACCCAAAATACGATTTCTGGAGCAAAGATTTCATCCGAATCGGACCAGAGGTTACGATGCTGCTCGAAAGTGTAGGCGCATTTttctaa
- a CDS encoding Alpha-amylase A: protein MRLFAFSLLSALSLPLVNAATADQWRGRSIYQIIVDRYALPEGADPTACNPAQQSFCGGTWNTIRDNLDYIQNAGFTAVWISPVNQNYEGPRSAYGDPYHGYWIADATKLNSRFGTADDLKALSAELHRRDMYLMVDIVVNNVMATTITPDYSKFMFKDPSMYHPYCPIDWGNTTSEQDCWLGDTKVPLPDLDTTNPTVIQQYGDWIADLVTEYSIDGLRIDAANPIAMYQGPQALDSVLNFPLYAALLGAFQIPGPADITTLVNVFEESKKKFADVTLLGNFLENQDVPRWHNLTVDPQSMYNAMTFTFMSSGIPIVYYGQEQYFSGNADPMNREPLWPSKYAQTDAYKLITTLNKFRNFLVNTTDWATQEAQILTAGPQGLAIMKGPVISIVTNIGSPPQNGTHISANTPYASSSALTNVITCQQWAVGANGKIDAQYTLGGVPNILIPSDMLHGSGLCGEQLKTVADNGGKAAALSSGHRLSFPSASASVSLLLGFLFCLLASST from the exons ATGCGTCTCTTCGCCTTTTCCCTCCTCTCAGCTCTCTCTTTGCCCCTTGTCAATGCTGCAACTGCAGATCAGTGGAGAGGCCGTTCTATCTACCA AATAATTGTTGACCGGTACGCCCTTCCAGAAGGCGCGGATCCCACTGCGTGCAACCCCGCCCAGCAGTCCTTCTGTGGGGGCACCTGGAATAC TATTCGTGACAATCTCGACTATATTCAGAACGCTGGCTTCACCGCAG TTTGGATTAGTCCCGTGAATCAGAATTATGAGGGTCCCCGCTCGGCCTACGGCGACCCTTACCACGGCTATTGGATTGCTGATGCTACCAAGCTCAACTCCCGATTTGGCACTGCTGACGACCTCAAAGCTCTTTCTGCGGAGTTGCATCGCCGTGACAT GTATCTCATGGTTGATATCGTCGTCAACAACGTGATGGCAACTACTATTACCCCAGACTATTCAAAGTTCATGTTCAAAGACCCC TCAATGTACCACCCATATTGCCCTATAGACTGGGGTAATACCACCAGTGAACAAGACTGCTGGCTCGGTGACACAAAGGTCCCTCTGCCCGACTTGGACACAACCAACCCAACCGTCATTCAACAATACGGAGATTGGATTGCTGACCTTGTGACAGAATATTCTATCGACGGCCTTCGTATTGATG CTGCCAA TCCTATCGCCATGTACCAAGGCCCTCAAGCTCTGGATTCCGTCCTCAACTTCCCCTTGTATGCTGCTCTGCTTGGAGCATTCCAGATTCCTGGACCCGCAGATATCACAACACTGGTAAACGTCTTCGAGGaatcgaagaagaaattCGCC GACGTCACACTTCTCGGTAACTTCTTGGAGAACCAGGACGTGCCCCGTTGGCACAACCTGACGGTGGATCCGCAGAGCATGTA CAATGCTATGACATTCACTTTCATGTCCTCCGGTATCCCGATCGTTTACTACGGGCAAGAGCAATACTTCAGCGGAAATGCTGATCCA ATGAATCGTGAACCTCTCTGGCCTTCCAAGTATGCGCAAACCGATGCTTACAAGCTGATCACCACACTTAACAAG TTCCGCAACTTCCTCGTCAACACGACCGACTGGGCGACGCAAGAGGCCCAGATCCTAACGGCTGGCCCCCAAGGACTTGCCATCATGAAGGGACCTGTAATTTCCATTGTTACCAATATTGGATCACCA CCTCAAAACGGCACCCACATCTCGGCTAATACACCATACGCATCATCTTCTGCTTTGACAAA CGTTATCACATGCCAGCAATGGGCCGTAGGTGCCAACGGCAAAATCGACGCGCAATATACCCTGGGCGGTGTCCCTAATATCCTAATTCCCAGCGACATGCTCCATGGCTCGGGGCTCTGTGGCGAGCAGCTCAAGACCGTTGCAGACAACGGCGGCAAGGCAGCCGCTCTGAGCTCTGGCCACCGCCTGTCCTTCCCCTCCGCGTCGGCCTCTGTTTCCCTATTGCTCGGGTTTTTGTTTTGCCTGCTTGCGTCTTCGACATGA